The Paenibacillus sp. MBLB1832 genome has a window encoding:
- a CDS encoding PDDEXK family nuclease: protein MNRGSAILKTQMNRLKDGRGQGYGKDYKPFIQASDNKAPSEGYLIRELGWKTDRIHHTLSKGECRYLMVLSWSDAVVDIREQYPLIPIERTIEIAEQLNIKHIKIMFLLLQRLILISRLRRRKD from the coding sequence ATGAATAGAGGTAGTGCTATACTCAAAACGCAGATGAATAGACTTAAGGACGGTAGAGGTCAAGGTTATGGAAAGGATTATAAGCCTTTCATACAAGCAAGTGACAATAAAGCACCTTCTGAAGGATATCTTATTAGGGAGTTGGGATGGAAAACTGATAGAATACACCACACTCTTTCTAAAGGAGAATGCCGCTATCTTATGGTTTTAAGCTGGTCGGATGCTGTTGTTGATATAAGGGAACAATACCCTCTTATCCCGATTGAACGAACTATTGAAATTGCAGAGCAATTGAATATTAAGCACATCAAAATAATGTTCCTGTTATTGCAACGACTGATTTTAATATCACGATTGAGACGGAGAAAGGATTAG